In one window of Leptospira sp. WS92.C1 DNA:
- the whiG gene encoding RNA polymerase sigma factor WhiG — MSKKYDKYNQQDETELWKSYRDTKDQDIRAYLVEKYSPLVKHVAGRIAIGMPQNVEFDDLVSYGVFGLLDAIEKFDPDRLIKFKTYAMTRIRGSIFDELRSIDWIPRSIRQKAKQLEQIIGMLENKEGQQVDDEAIAKELGISMEEYNSLLTKISGTSLVSLNDIWFLGDENDEVSFMETLESPMNMNPDTIIEKEEIKNVIVEAIKTLPEKEKKVIVLYYYEDLTLKEIGEVLEVTESRISQLHTRAVSRLRSKLGKVKSVISRK, encoded by the coding sequence GGATACCAAAGATCAGGACATCCGAGCGTATCTCGTGGAGAAATATTCTCCGTTAGTCAAACACGTCGCGGGTAGAATCGCGATCGGAATGCCTCAAAATGTGGAATTTGACGATCTTGTATCCTACGGAGTTTTCGGACTTTTGGATGCGATCGAAAAGTTCGATCCGGATAGGCTGATTAAATTCAAAACGTATGCAATGACTCGGATTCGAGGAAGTATCTTTGACGAACTTCGCTCGATCGATTGGATTCCGAGATCCATCCGTCAAAAAGCAAAACAACTCGAACAGATCATTGGAATGCTGGAAAACAAAGAAGGCCAGCAAGTGGACGACGAGGCCATCGCGAAAGAATTGGGAATTTCCATGGAAGAATACAATTCCCTTCTTACAAAGATCAGCGGCACTTCTCTTGTTTCCTTAAACGATATCTGGTTTTTAGGCGATGAAAACGACGAGGTTTCTTTTATGGAAACCTTGGAATCTCCGATGAACATGAATCCGGATACGATCATAGAAAAGGAAGAGATCAAGAATGTGATCGTCGAAGCGATCAAAACTCTTCCGGAAAAAGAAAAAAAAGTAATCGTATTATATTATTATGAAGATCTAACGTTAAAGGAAATCGGAGAGGTTTTGGAAGTAACAGAATCTAGAATCTCCCAACTCCATACCAGAGCCGTTTCCAGACTTAGAAGCAAACTGGGTAAAGTTAAGTCCGTCATTTCACGTAAGTAA
- a CDS encoding coiled-coil domain-containing protein, with protein MASLSDKARAIYLVFLILFLLGIGFFVFDYFQIINASEIFPFLRKEPALVNQDSESPTELQKLEFTKAQERFAEELDELEKRKNELLNEKGRLEAEMEKLEEMRKGLLTKEKEMKSSDAEKNSRQKLVKVLADKVANMPPDSAVGMLLNWPDGDIIDVFIQMDKDAEDDGRPTITTYLLTLFPADRRAMITNKWLSRSGGIKTPDIPDDAVETNP; from the coding sequence ATGGCATCGTTAAGCGACAAAGCAAGGGCAATCTATCTCGTTTTCCTGATCCTGTTTTTATTGGGAATCGGCTTTTTTGTCTTTGATTACTTTCAAATCATCAATGCGTCCGAAATCTTCCCGTTTCTTCGGAAAGAACCCGCTCTTGTAAACCAAGACAGCGAATCCCCGACGGAACTTCAAAAGCTGGAATTTACAAAGGCTCAGGAACGATTCGCTGAAGAATTGGATGAACTGGAAAAACGGAAGAACGAACTTCTCAATGAAAAGGGAAGACTCGAAGCGGAAATGGAAAAGCTGGAAGAAATGCGCAAAGGACTTCTGACTAAAGAAAAAGAAATGAAATCCTCGGATGCTGAAAAGAACAGCCGTCAAAAACTTGTCAAGGTTCTCGCCGATAAAGTAGCGAACATGCCTCCTGACTCCGCCGTCGGAATGCTACTCAATTGGCCGGACGGTGATATCATCGACGTTTTTATTCAGATGGATAAGGACGCCGAAGACGACGGAAGACCAACCATTACAACGTATCTTCTTACCCTCTTTCCAGCAGACAGAAGAGCCATGATCACAAACAAATGGCTGAGCAGATCCGGTGGAATCAAAACTCCCGATATCCCGGATGACGCTGTGGAAACAAACCCTTAA
- a CDS encoding DoxX family protein yields MTKRNKIIYWISTLWLALGMLSTGIVQLLRVKEDIDFILRLGYPVYFLTILGIWKILGVIAVLVPKYPLVKEWAYAGFFFAMTGALFSHIASGSSMSEMFPSLLLLVLTTVSWYFRPADRKTVSQN; encoded by the coding sequence ATGACAAAAAGAAATAAAATTATCTATTGGATTTCCACTCTCTGGCTTGCGTTGGGGATGCTATCGACCGGGATTGTCCAGCTACTTAGGGTAAAAGAGGATATCGATTTTATACTGCGCTTAGGATACCCTGTTTATTTTTTAACGATACTGGGAATTTGGAAAATTTTGGGAGTCATAGCGGTGCTAGTTCCAAAATATCCTTTGGTAAAGGAATGGGCTTACGCAGGTTTTTTCTTTGCTATGACGGGAGCGTTGTTTTCGCATATCGCCTCGGGTAGTTCCATGAGCGAAATGTTTCCGTCGTTGCTGCTTCTTGTCTTGACTACCGTGTCGTGGTATTTCAGACCTGCGGATAGAAAGACTGTTTCGCAGAATTGA
- the fliH gene encoding flagellar assembly protein FliH encodes MAKLVFKPIQIADIKDQVELAIPDKYKKFHRDEDAEEFEVDQEGNIIEQYQGPSIEEIEAELSRYREENEEQVRKLLEEARKKSEEIEEEGRKKAFQMIQDSKEKVKLEEDTGKAKAEQILDRAKMEVERMIKEAEMKVAEIEHEAYLKGYDAGREVGFKKGQGEVRRLIDRLGTIVGKAIDIREEIIQASEKQMVEMILIIARKVIKDEIIERKEIVLNNIREALKRIKDRDRVDIRVNFADLELTTAHKDELIKLMESLRKVNIYEDSRVDRGGVIIETDVGAIDARISTQLKEIEEAIRNAEPI; translated from the coding sequence ATGGCTAAACTCGTCTTTAAACCCATACAAATCGCGGACATCAAAGATCAGGTAGAATTAGCAATTCCTGATAAATATAAAAAATTTCACAGAGACGAGGACGCGGAAGAGTTCGAGGTAGACCAAGAAGGGAATATCATCGAGCAGTACCAAGGACCCTCGATCGAAGAGATCGAAGCGGAGCTCAGCCGTTATCGCGAAGAAAACGAGGAGCAGGTTCGTAAACTTCTCGAAGAAGCGAGAAAAAAATCCGAAGAGATCGAGGAAGAAGGTAGAAAAAAAGCCTTCCAAATGATCCAGGATTCCAAAGAAAAAGTTAAATTAGAAGAAGATACCGGCAAGGCAAAAGCGGAACAAATTCTCGACCGCGCCAAGATGGAAGTCGAGAGAATGATCAAAGAGGCCGAAATGAAGGTCGCGGAGATCGAACACGAAGCCTATCTCAAAGGATATGACGCGGGGCGCGAAGTCGGTTTCAAAAAAGGTCAGGGAGAGGTGAGACGACTCATCGACCGTTTGGGAACCATCGTCGGTAAGGCGATCGATATTCGCGAGGAAATCATCCAAGCTTCCGAGAAACAGATGGTGGAAATGATTCTCATCATCGCGCGTAAGGTAATCAAAGACGAGATCATCGAAAGAAAGGAAATCGTTCTCAACAATATTAGAGAAGCGTTAAAAAGAATCAAGGATAGAGATCGCGTGGATATCCGCGTCAACTTCGCGGATCTCGAACTTACAACAGCCCACAAAGACGAACTTATCAAACTTATGGAATCTCTTCGCAAGGTAAATATCTACGAAGACTCTCGTGTGGATCGCGGCGGCGTGATCATAGAGACGGATGTCGGTGCGATCGACGCAAGAATTTCCACTCAGTTGAAGGAAATCGAGGAAGCGATTCGGAATGCGGAGCCGATCTAA
- a CDS encoding DUF370 domain-containing protein: protein MSQFSVLNVGFGNIVLVSKVVSIIHSDSASAKRIRNEAKSNNSLIDATQGKKTRSIIVTDSNHLILSNLRVESLTRRIESSDNSIASEEEELD, encoded by the coding sequence ATGTCCCAGTTTAGTGTACTGAACGTAGGATTCGGGAATATCGTTCTAGTTTCAAAAGTGGTGAGTATCATTCATTCGGATTCCGCGTCCGCAAAAAGAATCCGAAACGAGGCGAAGAGCAACAACAGTCTCATCGATGCCACTCAGGGAAAAAAGACTCGTTCGATTATCGTTACGGACAGCAATCATCTGATTCTTTCCAATCTCAGGGTGGAATCTCTTACCAGAAGAATCGAGTCGAGTGACAATTCGATTGCATCGGAAGAGGAAGAGCTCGACTGA
- the fliI gene encoding flagellar protein export ATPase FliI — protein MIEKKFHEKVDVMSKYFLIMDRIETIRKSGKVVRVSGNVIYSEGPPDSKIGELMDVQKSGKEGYLQCEIVGFEGHVYTLMPLGPVEGIYPEAFVFSSGRKLSIPVGKELLGRVLNGVGRPIDKKGHIITKEERPPDNDVPNPLDRPIIRDILMTGVRAIDGILTIGRGQRVGIFSGSGVGKSSLLGMIARYTDADVNVIALVGERGREVNEFIELDLGKEGLQKSIVLAATSDSPKMEQVNCALLATSIAEYFRDQGKHVNLMMDSLTRFAQANREISASNHEPPITRGFSSSVFSKLAKLVERSGTSKSGGTITGFYTVLTEADEMEDPIADAVRGYIDGHIILSRKLAERNHYPAVDVPASLSRVMARIAPEDQNMRAGMIRELISVYNSAEELIRLNAYVSGSDARVDLAIRKKDKIDKFLKQKIQERSSYAQALKGLKEVLDDEEEEEEF, from the coding sequence ATGATAGAAAAGAAATTTCACGAGAAAGTGGACGTGATGTCCAAATACTTCCTGATTATGGATCGGATCGAAACGATCCGTAAATCCGGGAAGGTCGTCCGAGTTTCCGGAAACGTCATCTATTCGGAAGGTCCGCCCGATTCCAAAATCGGAGAACTTATGGACGTCCAAAAGAGCGGAAAAGAAGGCTATCTTCAGTGTGAGATCGTCGGCTTTGAAGGCCACGTTTATACTCTCATGCCCCTGGGCCCGGTAGAAGGAATCTACCCAGAAGCATTTGTATTTTCCTCCGGTCGTAAACTTTCAATTCCCGTCGGAAAAGAACTCTTAGGCAGGGTTTTAAACGGGGTCGGAAGACCGATCGACAAAAAAGGTCATATCATCACCAAGGAGGAACGTCCTCCGGACAATGATGTCCCCAATCCTCTCGATCGTCCGATCATTCGAGACATTCTGATGACGGGTGTTCGTGCAATCGACGGAATTCTTACGATCGGACGAGGACAACGCGTGGGAATCTTCTCGGGCTCGGGCGTTGGTAAATCCAGTCTGTTAGGAATGATCGCTCGTTATACCGACGCGGATGTGAACGTAATCGCTCTTGTGGGTGAAAGGGGACGGGAAGTAAACGAATTCATCGAACTCGATCTCGGTAAAGAAGGTCTTCAGAAGTCCATCGTTCTTGCGGCGACCTCCGATTCTCCCAAAATGGAACAGGTCAACTGCGCCCTACTCGCCACCTCGATCGCGGAATACTTTCGAGATCAGGGCAAACATGTAAATCTTATGATGGATTCTTTGACTCGTTTTGCTCAGGCGAACCGGGAAATCTCGGCTTCCAATCACGAACCTCCGATTACGAGGGGATTCAGCTCCTCCGTATTCTCCAAGCTGGCCAAACTTGTGGAACGCTCCGGGACCTCCAAGTCAGGAGGAACGATCACCGGTTTTTATACGGTTCTTACGGAAGCAGATGAAATGGAAGATCCGATCGCGGATGCGGTTCGAGGTTATATCGACGGTCATATCATTCTCAGCCGCAAACTCGCGGAACGAAATCATTATCCTGCTGTAGACGTTCCCGCTTCTCTTTCTCGGGTGATGGCAAGAATCGCCCCCGAGGATCAGAACATGAGAGCCGGAATGATTCGCGAACTCATCAGTGTTTACAATTCCGCGGAAGAATTGATCCGTCTGAATGCGTATGTTTCCGGTTCGGACGCGAGAGTGGATTTGGCGATTCGGAAAAAAGATAAGATCGATAAATTCCTGAAACAAAAGATTCAGGAAAGAAGTTCTTATGCTCAGGCTCTCAAAGGACTCAAAGAAGTCTTGGACGACGAAGAGGAAGAAGAGGAATTTTAA
- a CDS encoding FliG C-terminal domain-containing protein: MNSLSSRQNRAGSLLRILGEHLPPEVYRHLGPETTGKLLETFHKTGKPDSKEEREILSSFLGSLSKIQREENIDPESLNLIRELEALLREEKEERDLLQELKQKSAEEISRIVSGENSDLIALVLCFGNPDAAAAVLNDFPEARKEEILIQIHDLDLSSEYEKNRLERFLKFKLEAIALEEKTLPIRNQKGKKAADLLGRLQPGDSQKIFDRIREKRPGFAENIIEHFFRMEDLLFLEREPLNRFFSSFHPIVLACALKGTETEIQIRILEKLEPALSASVRLESDSMGPISLAEMETAQNGILERLREEIEEGSIKFWRAP, translated from the coding sequence ATGAATTCCCTGTCTTCCAGACAAAACAGGGCCGGTAGCCTTCTTCGGATTTTGGGAGAGCACCTCCCCCCTGAAGTCTATCGCCACCTGGGTCCGGAAACGACAGGAAAACTTCTGGAGACGTTTCACAAAACGGGTAAACCCGATTCCAAAGAAGAAAGAGAAATTCTTTCTTCTTTTCTCGGGTCCCTTTCCAAGATCCAAAGAGAAGAGAATATCGATCCGGAAAGTCTCAACCTAATCCGAGAACTCGAAGCTCTTTTGCGTGAGGAAAAAGAGGAAAGGGATCTTCTTCAGGAACTGAAACAAAAAAGCGCGGAAGAAATTTCCAGAATCGTTTCCGGTGAGAATTCGGATCTAATCGCCCTGGTCCTTTGTTTTGGAAATCCGGATGCGGCCGCTGCAGTTCTCAACGATTTTCCGGAAGCAAGAAAAGAGGAAATTTTGATCCAGATCCACGATTTGGACCTTTCCAGCGAGTACGAAAAAAACCGTCTGGAGCGTTTTCTCAAGTTCAAACTGGAAGCGATTGCTCTTGAGGAAAAGACGCTTCCGATCCGGAATCAAAAAGGAAAGAAGGCCGCGGACCTTTTGGGTAGATTGCAGCCCGGAGATTCTCAAAAAATCTTTGATCGAATCCGCGAGAAGCGGCCCGGATTTGCCGAAAATATAATTGAACACTTCTTTCGGATGGAAGATCTGTTATTCTTGGAAAGAGAACCGCTCAACCGATTCTTTTCCTCCTTCCACCCGATCGTTCTCGCCTGTGCTTTAAAAGGCACAGAGACGGAAATTCAGATTCGGATTCTTGAAAAATTAGAACCCGCACTGAGCGCTTCCGTCAGATTGGAATCGGATTCGATGGGACCGATCAGTCTCGCGGAAATGGAAACCGCTCAGAACGGAATTCTGGAAAGGCTCCGGGAAGAGATCGAAGAAGGAAGTATCAAATTTTGGAGAGCACCTTAA
- a CDS encoding SRPBCC family protein — MIENNAETTIEANKVIYKRYFDVSIDLLFEAWSSSEHLSEWWGPDGFTLTILSLDFSNGGIWDFIMHGPDGHDYKNRIQFIDIRKPHYIFYKHLGDGEGTKDVDFQSKIIFEKIGEGAKLTMEQIFPSKEELERVNQKYGAIEGGKQHINNLGKYLETLR; from the coding sequence GTGATAGAAAATAACGCTGAAACAACAATCGAAGCCAACAAGGTCATTTATAAAAGATACTTTGATGTATCAATCGATCTTCTCTTTGAGGCATGGTCCTCTTCCGAACATCTTTCCGAGTGGTGGGGACCGGACGGCTTTACACTGACGATTCTAAGTTTGGATTTTTCCAACGGCGGGATATGGGATTTCATCATGCACGGTCCTGATGGACACGACTATAAAAATAGAATTCAATTTATCGACATCCGGAAGCCGCATTACATTTTCTATAAACATCTTGGTGACGGTGAGGGCACTAAGGATGTCGATTTTCAATCAAAGATCATTTTTGAAAAGATCGGCGAAGGCGCAAAACTAACAATGGAGCAGATTTTTCCGAGTAAAGAAGAATTGGAAAGGGTCAACCAAAAATATGGCGCGATCGAAGGCGGCAAGCAGCATATAAACAACCTTGGCAAATACTTGGAAACTCTTCGATAG
- a CDS encoding DUF4256 domain-containing protein yields MNKNTKSKKTLSPEQIDALFDVLKARFEKNKNRHKGLEWDKIQTKLKTNPEKLWSLHKMEETGGEPDVVGYDKKTGEYIFYDCSAESPKGRRSICYDREALDSRKEHKPKDSAIDMAAGMGIELLTEEQYRELQKLGSFDTKTSSWVKTPSEIRKLGGAIFCDFRYGNVFVYHNGADSYYAVRGFRGSLRI; encoded by the coding sequence ATGAATAAGAATACTAAAAGTAAAAAGACGTTGTCACCCGAGCAGATTGACGCGCTTTTTGATGTGTTAAAAGCCCGTTTTGAAAAAAATAAGAACCGTCATAAGGGTTTGGAATGGGATAAAATACAAACAAAGCTGAAAACAAATCCTGAAAAACTCTGGTCACTCCATAAAATGGAAGAAACCGGTGGTGAACCGGATGTTGTCGGTTATGATAAAAAGACGGGCGAATATATTTTTTACGATTGTTCGGCGGAAAGCCCTAAAGGTCGTAGAAGTATCTGTTATGACCGTGAAGCTTTGGACTCGAGAAAAGAACATAAACCAAAAGATAGCGCGATTGACATGGCCGCAGGAATGGGCATTGAACTTTTAACAGAAGAACAATATCGAGAATTACAGAAACTCGGAAGTTTCGATACGAAAACATCAAGCTGGGTAAAAACACCCTCTGAGATTAGAAAGCTTGGCGGAGCTATCTTTTGCGATTTCCGGTATGGCAATGTATTCGTCTATCATAATGGTGCGGATTCTTATTATGCGGTGAGAGGGTTTCGCGGCTCGTTAAGAATCTAG
- a CDS encoding FapA family protein, with the protein MGSLKPFLEDQSRELDRIQKEQVEVYGDTLENSLRLAAKHLKKQIHELDYVVIKRGKKKLFGHEPWHIRVSILPEDNFLDELTELDQKLTGGSGKLVSKDLKEFIQPKDKDGRSLVQIFRNGVYLTVFPPLGDGRSVEFEEVSKKLSLRGVSADDEKLVRKVVKDSKAEPILISEQKPRSGMEAKLILDISPDKMKAKVNILPPRPGGRDLDVKDVVNHLKNAGVKYGFKEEEIQKRLEEEFFNQPFLAAEGDYPINGKNAQIIYHVRTSKNVSFREDETGRVDFKDLDLIENVVVGQILAEKIPAEKGKYGRTLFNELLPAKDGIDTDLKQGKGTILSEDRSKLTAEVNGQVLFMTGRLSVETVYRVNGDVGIKTGNVTFLGSIVITGNVEDNYSVKAAGNIEIYGTVQKARVEADGDIIIRQGISGREEAHIESTGGNVIAKFIQSATVITEKDVLVQEGILHSFVSAGGKILCNGKRGQIVGGTVRASELIGARSIGSPANPATELVVGIDPKVLKQIADYEAKMHESQSKHEQVFKSLKTLQARKESDPASFTEDHQNQLVKMQKAVEKLDSRIREFEAEITNLKSYMEEKSSHGKISIEKVLYGGVTMKIRNSDFKTRNEIKNKTFVEENGMIRQIAYEDPDPDSKKDWRKKRNRGN; encoded by the coding sequence ATGGGTTCCCTGAAACCGTTCTTAGAAGACCAATCCCGCGAACTGGACAGGATCCAGAAAGAACAGGTCGAGGTTTACGGGGATACCCTCGAAAATTCTCTCAGACTCGCCGCCAAACACCTCAAAAAACAAATCCATGAATTGGATTATGTAGTTATCAAACGGGGAAAGAAAAAATTGTTCGGTCACGAGCCCTGGCATATCCGGGTTTCGATTCTTCCTGAGGATAACTTTCTGGATGAACTCACGGAACTGGATCAAAAACTTACGGGCGGTTCCGGAAAACTTGTCTCCAAGGATCTCAAAGAATTCATTCAACCCAAGGATAAGGACGGACGATCACTTGTCCAGATTTTCAGAAACGGGGTGTATCTTACCGTATTTCCTCCGTTAGGCGATGGGCGCTCGGTGGAGTTTGAAGAGGTTTCTAAAAAACTTTCTCTCAGAGGAGTTTCTGCGGACGATGAAAAACTCGTTCGTAAGGTCGTTAAGGATTCGAAGGCGGAACCGATCCTGATTTCGGAACAAAAACCGAGATCGGGAATGGAAGCTAAGTTGATCCTGGATATCTCTCCGGATAAGATGAAAGCAAAGGTCAATATTCTTCCACCAAGACCGGGTGGAAGGGATCTGGACGTAAAGGACGTAGTCAATCATCTCAAAAATGCAGGCGTCAAATACGGCTTTAAAGAGGAAGAGATCCAAAAGAGATTAGAGGAAGAATTTTTCAATCAACCCTTCTTAGCCGCGGAAGGCGATTATCCGATCAATGGAAAAAACGCACAGATCATCTATCACGTTCGCACTTCCAAAAACGTTTCTTTCCGAGAAGACGAAACCGGAAGAGTCGACTTTAAGGATTTGGATCTGATCGAAAACGTAGTCGTTGGTCAGATCCTTGCGGAAAAAATTCCCGCGGAAAAAGGAAAATACGGAAGAACTCTTTTTAACGAACTTCTTCCTGCAAAGGATGGAATCGATACCGATCTGAAACAGGGCAAAGGAACCATTCTTTCCGAGGACAGAAGCAAACTTACCGCGGAAGTAAACGGTCAGGTCTTGTTTATGACGGGTAGACTATCCGTTGAAACCGTTTACAGGGTCAATGGAGACGTCGGGATCAAAACGGGTAATGTTACGTTTCTCGGTTCGATCGTGATTACGGGTAACGTGGAAGACAACTATTCCGTTAAGGCGGCGGGAAATATCGAAATCTACGGAACGGTTCAAAAGGCGAGAGTGGAGGCGGACGGAGACATTATCATTCGTCAAGGGATTTCCGGACGTGAGGAAGCTCATATCGAATCCACGGGCGGGAATGTGATCGCCAAGTTTATCCAGAGTGCAACAGTAATCACGGAAAAGGACGTCCTTGTGCAGGAAGGAATTCTTCATTCTTTTGTAAGTGCGGGCGGAAAGATTCTTTGTAACGGCAAAAGGGGGCAGATCGTGGGTGGAACCGTTCGGGCTTCCGAATTGATTGGGGCGCGAAGTATCGGATCTCCAGCCAACCCTGCGACCGAGCTCGTTGTGGGAATCGATCCCAAGGTTCTCAAGCAGATCGCGGATTACGAAGCGAAGATGCACGAGAGCCAGTCCAAACACGAACAGGTTTTTAAAAGTCTCAAGACTCTTCAAGCGAGGAAAGAATCCGATCCGGCTTCCTTTACCGAAGATCATCAGAATCAGCTTGTTAAAATGCAGAAGGCGGTCGAAAAGTTGGATTCTCGGATCCGGGAATTCGAGGCCGAGATCACCAATCTCAAAAGTTATATGGAGGAAAAATCCTCTCACGGTAAGATCAGTATCGAGAAGGTTCTTTATGGCGGTGTGACAATGAAGATCCGAAATTCGGATTTCAAGACCAGGAACGAAATCAAAAACAAAACCTTTGTCGAAGAGAACGGAATGATTCGTCAAATCGCGTATGAGGATCCGGATCCGGATAGTAAAAAAGACTGGAGAAAAAAACGAAATCGTGGTAATTAA
- the gmk gene encoding guanylate kinase — translation MQKLRQKHPEILFSISCTTRDPRPGDQEGVTYYFLTKEEFEKGIEESAFLEWALVHDRYYGTPLKFIEEAFRNGSSVIMDIDVQGAKIIQEKMPDRIVTIFILPPNEKEWERRLRGRGTDSEESILKRIKNGKTELARQDEFDFKIVNDDLEKSLLELEKIVFSGGKS, via the coding sequence ATTCAAAAACTCAGACAAAAACATCCCGAGATTCTGTTTTCGATTTCCTGCACTACCAGGGATCCTCGTCCCGGAGATCAGGAAGGGGTTACGTATTATTTTCTTACCAAAGAAGAATTTGAAAAAGGCATCGAGGAATCCGCGTTTCTGGAATGGGCTTTGGTTCATGATCGATACTACGGAACTCCTTTAAAATTTATCGAAGAGGCGTTTCGAAACGGTTCTTCCGTGATCATGGATATCGACGTTCAGGGGGCAAAGATCATCCAGGAAAAAATGCCCGATCGGATTGTGACGATCTTTATTCTTCCACCCAATGAAAAGGAATGGGAACGACGACTTCGCGGAAGGGGTACGGATTCGGAGGAATCCATTTTAAAACGGATCAAAAATGGAAAAACGGAACTCGCACGTCAGGATGAGTTCGACTTTAAGATCGTAAACGACGATTTGGAAAAATCGCTTTTGGAATTGGAAAAAATCGTATTCTCCGGTGGTAAATCATAA
- a CDS encoding transporter, producing MNLKNKAILFSILFLVMSASIAAKKKTNPPSKVSGYELVANPSGAFGKTIQISGTVSEVLYKGNSIRFVVYFSGKPVALDSDASSLISNVQVGSYVSVCGFYLKDRELKANGAPTTMPFILVETPDCR from the coding sequence ATGAATCTTAAAAACAAAGCAATTTTATTTTCGATCCTTTTTTTGGTGATGAGTGCATCGATCGCAGCGAAGAAGAAAACGAACCCTCCTTCCAAGGTGAGCGGTTACGAACTTGTCGCGAATCCTTCCGGTGCTTTTGGAAAAACGATTCAGATTTCCGGAACGGTTTCTGAAGTTTTATACAAAGGAAATTCGATTCGTTTCGTGGTTTATTTTTCCGGAAAACCGGTCGCCTTGGATTCGGACGCGTCTTCCCTGATCTCGAACGTTCAAGTCGGAAGTTATGTTTCCGTCTGCGGGTTTTATCTCAAAGATCGGGAGTTGAAGGCGAACGGAGCTCCGACCACGATGCCTTTTATCCTGGTAGAAACTCCGGATTGCAGATAG
- a CDS encoding ArsR/SmtB family transcription factor, whose product MNAFAALADDTRREIVRLIAKNGELTSTEISQNFKISPPAISQHLKVLKESKVLHMKKVAQKRIYGLNDSGIHEMEHWLSDIKNLWNKRLDNLEKYLLKIKKERSSDRK is encoded by the coding sequence ATGAATGCTTTTGCCGCTTTGGCAGACGATACAAGAAGAGAAATTGTGAGATTGATAGCCAAAAATGGCGAACTTACCTCAACGGAAATAAGCCAAAATTTCAAGATAAGCCCGCCGGCCATTTCACAGCACTTGAAAGTCTTAAAAGAGTCGAAAGTTCTCCATATGAAAAAAGTGGCCCAAAAACGGATCTACGGACTCAACGACTCTGGCATCCATGAAATGGAGCATTGGCTATCGGATATTAAAAATCTATGGAACAAACGCCTGGACAATCTGGAAAAATATTTGCTAAAAATCAAAAAGGAGAGATCCAGTGATAGAAAATAA
- the fliJ gene encoding flagellar export protein FliJ, which yields MKRFQFNLEPVLNLRKKKEDEKLKSFSLIAGEINQIRNSIQENEKQIDHLTDKSDSLRGASLRDYQLHQGYIRSLITQNENLESDIENKKPELDSKRAELILAQKDRKILEILKENQYKQYRKLYFKKEKFELEEHYNQLKSIQWREIHESTESQPAPRVFTYDTGPGSETAHDNSGASELKKLYDRFKK from the coding sequence TTGAAACGATTTCAATTTAACTTGGAACCGGTTTTGAATCTTCGGAAAAAGAAAGAAGACGAAAAACTAAAGTCATTCTCTTTGATCGCGGGTGAAATCAACCAGATTCGAAACTCCATCCAAGAGAACGAAAAACAAATCGATCATCTCACAGACAAGTCCGATTCCCTTCGCGGAGCTTCTTTGAGAGACTATCAACTCCATCAAGGATACATTCGATCTCTGATCACTCAAAACGAAAATTTAGAATCGGATATAGAGAACAAAAAACCGGAGCTGGACTCCAAACGCGCGGAATTGATCCTCGCCCAAAAAGACCGCAAGATCCTGGAGATTCTCAAAGAGAATCAATACAAACAATACAGAAAGTTATACTTTAAAAAAGAAAAGTTCGAACTTGAAGAACACTATAATCAGCTAAAATCTATCCAATGGAGAGAAATTCATGAATCCACTGAATCTCAACCGGCTCCGAGAGTCTTTACATACGATACGGGACCAGGCTCTGAAACCGCACACGACAATTCAGGAGCCTCTGAACTTAAAAAACTCTACGACCGATTCAAAAAGTGA